From the genome of Torulaspora globosa chromosome 2, complete sequence, one region includes:
- the SWI4 gene encoding SBF complex DNA-binding subunit SWI4 (ancestral locus Anc_7.409): protein MAGSGEEISEAGVPTTSGAGEAAGLAPVIEVATYAETDVYECYIRGYESRIVMRRTQDDWVNITQVFKIAQFSKTQRTKVLEKESNDMRHEKVQGGYGRFQGTWIPLENAKYMVSKYNIRDPVVNRILEFKLDPQNPPVKRSKNSVLKRSSPNGRISSPSSYNKTPKKKQYPNSAVARKVKKTGTLLQPNPSPLQNLVFQTPQQPRLNSQNANATVSASTDGKKHQSHSVDAPVTMGYSATQKPLQFYPVPTSISHSQKQPRNSAAFHHQGSEVPQSSFLTFIPEGPTSGTLASGDQNQTVPNIMVNGSLKQPSRKRKKVRKFSSMSAIKIEPSGMQDKAQQNFKLMNRQMWQNVSPNASHPNPINTGISNTHSNTSSLEMFSTQENPTPMSSRSSTPHPFGGIPTAPSTAVENDDVLENAEMQSLSVAEYKDAILQVLSLEDGSDKNYSLPPQMYHPPSDFDINFLIDDQGHTPLHWATAMANIPLIKLLIALNANALLCNSKGFNCITKSVFYNNCFKAGSFPEIVSLLRICLITPDSNGRLPLHYLVELSVNKSKDPIVINSYMDTIIQNLGQDDSTLLRMCLNFQDNLGNTILHLAALNLNLELCNKLCCLGSSMDITNYENETPASILAKFNLVPPTTIAQAFSPRTSNKLPLYSEMPAIVPADGKTAPRDLAEQTAPALSPVENLGILGRTPQIRLTPAGPTKKTSTRNFLSGTDSATFTTLMDDLSNIDSFVTSSAIRDVKTTPSRLLESSPILFKKRPNTSAMLPPPSFKKFAKLAEAMESPLGPVTMSPLPGTANVKELNDVLMAADRLKDVANTLVASVNTQANSIAAEVERTEKSIAQMKNNLAKTKNSEKELLAQFDGSEGTGSVDDLKKSTLGLRQLVEDSKQQFVQCIERSQALNLASLVQDEESKVNDDSSQSPSSEKAQLESTMKHAIELAFLQLRRRSTLSKIIDSKCRVNTSNKISKYRRLIGMAVDNIDTKLDEIELDLRTNA from the coding sequence ATGGCTGGATCTGGCGAAGAAATAAGTGAGGCGGGTGTGCCGACTACTAGTGGTGCTGGTGAGGCTGCGGGACTGGCACCTGTGATTGAAGTGGCTACGTATGCTGAAACAGACGTTTATGAATGTTACATACGCGGATATGAGTCGCGGATAGTGATGAGGCGGACGCAAGATGATTGGGTTAACATCACTCAGGTGTTTAAGATTGCTCAATTTTCGAAGACTCAGAGAACCAAGGTACTGGAGAAGGAGTCGAACGATATGAGACATGAAAAGGTGCAGGGTGGGTACGGTAGGTTCCAAGGTACGTGGATTCCACTAGAGAACGCAAAGTATATGGTCAGCAAGTACAATATCCGAGATCCGGTTGTCAACAGGATTCTGGAGTTTAAGTTGGATCCACAGAATCCGCCGGTGAAGCGGAGCAAGAACAGtgtgttgaagagatcttCGCCAAACGGGCGGATCTCTTCGCCGTCGAGCTATAACAAGAcaccgaagaagaaacagtATCCAAACTCTGCGGTAGCTCGGAAGGTCAAGAAAACGGGCACGCTTCTGCAGCCGAACCCGAGTCCGTTGCAGAATTTAGTGTTCCAAACGCCGCAGCAGCCACGTCTGAATAGCCAAAACGCCAACGCTACCGTTTCTGCGTCAACGGATGGTAAGAAACACCAATCGCACTCGGTAGATGCTCCGGTGACAATGGGTTATTCTGCTACTCAGAAGCCTCTGCAATTTTACCCGGTGCCCACCTCCATATCACATTCTCAGAAGCAGCCTCGAAACAGCGCcgcttttcatcatcaaggcTCGGAGGTCCCGCAGTCATCATTCTTAACATTCATACCGGAGGGGCCTACCTCTGGAACGCTGGCATCCGGTGATCAAAACCAAACGGTGCCAAATATTATGGTTAACGGCTCCCTGAAGCAGCCATcgaggaaaaggaagaaagtTAGAAAATTCAGTTCTATGTCAGCTATAAAGATTGAACCCAGCGGTATGCAGGATAAAGCTCAGcaaaatttcaaactgATGAACAGGCAGATGTGGCAGAATGTGAGCCCTAACGCCTCGCACCCAAATCCAATAAATACAGGGATCAGTAACACTCATTCTAATACATCATCGCTGGAAATGTTTTCAACGCAGGAAAATCCGACTCCGATGTCATCGCGCTCTTCGACGCCTCATCCTTTTGGCGGCATACCTACCGCTCCCTCCACGGCTGTCGAGAACGATGATGTGCTAGAAAATGCAGAGATGCAATCGCTTTCCGTGGCGGAGTACAAGGATGCCATCTTGCAGGTCCTCTCATTAGAAGATGGGTCTGATAAGAACTATTCGCTGCCGCCCCAGATGTATCACCCTCCATCCGACTTTGACATAAATTTCCTAATCGATGATCAGGGCCATACGCCTCTACATTGGGCCACTGCCATGGCGAACATACCGCTAATCAAATTGCTAATCGCTTTGAATGCCAACGCTCTGCTGTGCAATTCGAAGGGCTTCAATTGTATCACCAAGTCAGTCTTCTACAATAATTGCTTTAAGGCTGGCTCATTCCCCGAGATTGTGTCCTTGCTAAGAATTTGTCTCATTACGCCTGATTCCAACGGGAGACTTCCATTACATTACTTAGTGGAATTAAGTGTCAACAAATCAAAAGATCCCATCGTGATTAATTCTTATATGGATACTATCATTCAGAACTTAGGTCAGGATGACTCAACGCTTTTGAGAATGTGTCTAAATTTCCAGGATAATTTGGGAAATACGATACTGCACTTGGCTGCTCTCAATCTGAACCTGGAACTTTGTAATAAATTATGCTGCCTGGGTTCTTCCATGGATATTACCAACTATGAAAACGAGACTCCAGCTTCCATACTTGCAAAATTCAATCTAGTACCGCCAACGACAATAGCTCAGGCTTTCAGTCCGCGGACATCCAATAAATTACCCTTATATTCTGAAATGCCGGCGATTGTACCAGCTGACGGGAAAACAGCTCCAAGAGATCTCGCAGAGCAAACTGCCCCTGCTCTGTCGCCTGTTGAGAATCTGGGAATTCTCGGGAGAACACCTCAGATAAGGCTCACCCCAGCAGGACCGACGAAGAAGACCAGCACAAGGAACTTTTTGTCGGGTACAGATTCTGCCACCTTTACCACTTTAATGGATGATCTATCTAATATAGATTCATTTGTCACATCATCTGCGATAAGAGATGTGAAGACGACTCCCTCAAGGTTGTTAGAGAGCTCGCCAATCCTATTCAAGAAAAGGCCAAACACATCTGCAATGCTGCCGCCAccaagcttcaagaaattcgcTAAGTTAGCAGAGGCCATGGAATCCCCACTGGGTCCTGTGACAATGTCGCCCCTACCTGGCACCGCAAACGTAAAGGAATTGAACGATGTTCTGATGGCGGCAGATAGGCTCAAAGACGTCGCCAATACTTTAGTTGCATCCGTCAACACGCAGGCAAATTCAATTGCTGCCGAGGTGGAACGTACAGAAAAGAGCATCGCACAAATGAAAAACAACCTCGCCAAGACTAAAAACAGCGAAAAGGAACTGCTGGCTCAGTTTGATGGATCCGAAGGAACCGGATCCGTCGATGATCTAAAAAAATCCACCCTTGGCCTAAGACAGCTTGTCGAAGACAGCAAGCAACAATTCGTCCAATGTATCGAGAGATCACAGGCTTTGAATCTAGCCTCGCTGGTGCAAGACGAAGAATCCAAGGTCAATGACGATTCTTCTCAGTCGCCTTCATCCGAAAAAGCGCAGCTTGAGAGCACAATGAAACACGCCATCGAGCTGGCTTTCTTGCAGCTACGGAGACGTTCTACGCTATCCAAGATTATTGACAGCAAATGCAGAGTGAATACTTCCAATAAGATCAGCAAATACAGACGCTTGATAGGCATGGCGGTCGATAACATCGACACCAAACTCGATGAGATAGAGTTAGATCTACGGACTAATGCTTAG
- the KAP123 gene encoding karyopherin KAP123 (ancestral locus Anc_7.408), with translation MDQQFLGQLEQTLSSIVHPNANDLKEATKSLQSQFYKQPSSLPALIHILQNSSDDALKQLAGVEARKLVSKHWKSLEGSTKAQIKQSLLQTAFSEPKEIIRHSNARVIAAIGTEEMGDNQWPDLVPNLIQAASGDDAQTRLTSSFILFSLLEDFTPSLTAYVDDFLDLFSKTINDSASLETRSLAAQGLNHVSALIEEQEEINPQQAAKFAALIPSVVSVLDDVIKAGDSVNSKLIFNCLNDFLLLDSQLTNNTIPELIKLAIQIAVNTSIDEDVRVFAVQFIISALSYRKSKISQAKLGPEITMAALKVASEEIDVDEELNNEDEAAENEENTPCLTAIRLLAFASSELPPSQVASIIVEHLPTMLQSSNAFERRAILLAISVAVTGSPDYILSQFDKIIPATITGLKDNEPIVKLAALKCIHHLTTDLQDEVAKFHDEYLPLIIEIIDTAKYVVIYNYATVALDGLLEFIAYEAISKYLEPLMNKLFYMLESNKSSKLRCAVVSAIGSAAFAAGAAFIPYFKTSVQYLSQFIENCSQIEGMSEDDIELRALTFENISTMARAVRSEAFAEYAEPLVNSAYEAIKTESARLRESGYAFIANLAKVYGENFSPFLKTILPEIFKTLQLDEYQFNFDGDAEESAAFADDATEEDLQNKFTVNTGISYEKEVAAAALSELALGTKEHFLPYVEESLKVLTEQVEESYGLKETALNTVWNIVKAVLLASKFVPESYPKGIPSGSYVEPNVLAVIQTARDITLNDLADEFETSMVITVMEDLANMIKQFGSIIVMDNGNSTLLETLCVQVMNVLKGDHTCQTIDLEEDAPKDEELDASETEATLQDVALEVLVSLSHALEGDFAKIFENFKPVVFSLFESKSKNKRSSAVGAASEIALGMKNHNPFIHEMLEALIMRLTTDKSLEVRGNAAYGVGVLCEYANFDVSAIYEPVLKAMYELLTAADQKALAAEDDEATREVIDRALANASGCAARMTLKHENFVPLEQTLPALLAHLPLNTGFEEYNSIFELIIKLYQNNNNVIAGFTPKVVDLFSAVFTKENERIKLEEESTLGREENMERLKQFQSDEMRHKVISLLKYLNESYDGIVAQNPVLAQVIA, from the coding sequence ATGGATCAGCAATTTTTGGGTCAACTTGAGCAAACTTTGAGTTCGATTGTACACCCCAACGCTAATGACTTAAAGGAGGCTACGAAATCTTTGCAATCGCAGTTTTACAAGCAACCCTCGAGTCTGCCGGCTTTGATTCATATCTTGCAGAACAGCTCCGATGACGCTTTGAAGCAGCTTGCCGGTGTCGAAGCGAGAAAATTGGTGTCCAAACATTGGAAGTCTCTTGAAGGGTCGACCAAGGCTCAAATCAAGCAATCACTACTGCAAACTGCTTTCAGCGAGCCAAAGGAAATTATCCGTCACTCTAATGCCCGTGTTATTGCTGCCATTGGTACCGAGGAGATGGGGGATAACCAGTGGCCGGATCTGGTTCCAAACCTGATCCAGGCTGCCTCCGGCGACGATGCCCAAACAAGATTGACGTCCTCTTTTATCCTTTTTTCCTTGTTGGAAGATTTCACACCTTCTCTAACCGCTTATGTGGATGATTTCTTGGACTTGTTTAGCAAGACTATCAACGATAGCGCTTCTTTGGAGACAAGATCATTGGCAGCACAGGGTCTAAATCATGTGTCGGCAttgattgaagagcaagaggagATTAACCCACAACAAGCTGCTAAATTTGCCGCTTTGATTCCATCTGTGGTGAGTGTCTTGGACGATGTCATCAAAGCAGGCGATTCCGTGAACTCTAAGTTGATCTTCAACTGTTTAAATGACTTTTTACTTTTGGATTCTCAATTAACCAACAATACCATTCCAGAGCTCATCAAATTGGCTATTCAAATTGCCGTTAATACAAgcattgatgaagatgtcaGAGTTTTTGCCGTCCAATTCATTATTTCGGCTCTATCATACAGAAAGTCCAAGATATCGCAGGCTAAATTAGGCCCAGAGATCACCATGGCGGCTCTGAAGGTTGCCTCAGAGGAGATCGacgtcgatgaagagctaaACAACGAAGATGAGGCTGCGGAAAACGAGGAAAACACTCCTTGTTTAACAGCAATTAGACTTTTAGCCTTTGCTTCCTCCGAGCTGCCACCTTCTCAGGTCGCATCCATTATTGTGGAGCATTTGCCCACGATGTTGCAATCGTCCAACGCTTTTGAGAGAAGAGCCATCCTTTTGGCTATCTCCGTAGCAGTGACGGGTTCTCCTGATTACATTTTGTCGCAGTTCGATAAGATTATTCCAGCAACGATAACGGGGCTGAAGGACAACGAGCCAATCGTCAAGTTGGCTGCCTTGAAGTGCATTCATCATTTGACAACTGACCTACAAGATGAAGTTGCTAAATTCCATGACGAGTACTTGCCTCTCATTATTGAAATCATCGATACTGCTAAATACGTGGTCATTTACAACTACGCTACAGTTGCTTTGGACGGTTTGTTGGAATTCATTGCGTATGAAGCAATCTCGAAGTACTTAGAGCCTTTGATGAATAAGCTTTTCTACATGTTGGAAAGCAATaagtcttcaaagttgaGATGTGCTGTTGTCTCTGCTATAGGTTCAGCGGCTTTCGCAGCTGGTGCAGCTTTCATACCTTACTTCAAGACTAGCGTTCAATATTTGAGCCAGTTTATCGAAAACTGTTCGCAAATTGAAGGCATGAGTGAAGATGATATTGAGTTGCGTGCCCTTACTTTCGAAAATATCTCTACCATGGCAAGGGCGGTCAGATCTGAGGCTTTTGCCGAGTACGCTGAGCCTTTGGTCAATTCTGCCTATGAAGCAATTAAGACAGAATCAGCAAGATTAAGAGAGTCCGGTTACGCATTCATTGCAAACTTGGCCAAGGTTTATGGGGAAAATTTCTCTCcattcttgaagacaatTCTACCggaaatcttcaagacattACAACTTGACGAATATCAGTTTAACTTTGATGGAGATGCTGAAGAGTCGGCAGCTTTTGCCGATGATGCTACTGAGGAAGACTTACAGAATAAATTCACTGTTAACACAGGTATCTCATACGAGAAGGAAGTCGCAGCTGCTGCTCTGTCTGAATTGGCACTGGGAACTAAGGAACACTTCTTACCGTATGTGGaggaatctttgaaggtGTTAACTGAACAAGTTGAAGAGTCATACGGTTTGAAAGAGACTGCGCTCAACACCGTTTGGAATATTGTAAAAGCCGTTCTACTGGCCTCCAAATTTGTTCCAGAATCGTATCCTAAAGGAATTCCATCTGGTTCTTATGTTGAACCAAACGTTTTGGCAGTCATTCAGACAGCTAGAGATATTACATTGAACGATCTTGCTGATGAGTTCGAAACATCAATGGTTATCACAGTCATGGAGGATCTGGCCAATATGATCAAACAATTCGGCAGCATTATCGTTATGGACAACGGAAACTCGACTCTTTTAGAAACACTTTGCGTTCAGGTCATGAATGTATTGAAGGGTGACCATACGTGTCAAACCATCGActtggaagaagatgctCCAAAGGATGAGGAATTGGACGCTTCAGAAACAGAGGCAACCTTGCAGGACGTCGCTCTAGAGGTTCTAGTCAGCCTGTCTCACGCGCTGGAAGGAGACTTTgccaagatcttcgagaactTCAAGCCAGTGGtcttttctctctttgaaTCCAAGTCGAAGAATAAGAGGTCCTCTGCTGTCGGCGCCGCTTCTGAGATTGCCCTTGGCATGAAAAACCACAACCCTTTCATTCACGAGATGTTGGAGGCCCTTATCATGAGACTGACAACTGACAAGTCCTTAGAGGTTAGAGGCAATGCTGCTTATGGTGTTGGTGTGCTTTGTGAGTACGCCAATTTCGACGTTTCTGCCATCTACGAACCTGTCTTGAAGGCGATGTATGAACTGTTGACCGCTGCCGACCAAAAAGCTTTGGCtgctgaagacgatgaagcTACCAGAGAGGTTATTGACAGGGCTTTAGCCAATGCCAGCGGTTGTGCTGCGAGAATGACATTAAAACACGAGAACTTCGTGCCATTAGAGCAAACTCTCCCAGCCCTGCTGGCTCATCTGCCATTGAACACTGGCTTCGAAGAGTACAACTCAATTTTCGAGTTGATCATCAAACTATACCAAAACAACAATAATGTCATTGCTGGGTTCACGCCAAAGGTCGTCGACTTGTTCAGCGCTGTCTTTACTAAGGAAAACGAGAGGAtaaagcttgaagaagagtCGACATTGggcagagaagaaaacatGGAGAGGTTGAAACAGTTTCAgagcgatgagatgagacACAAGGTCATCTCCTTGTTGAAGTATTTGAATGAGTCCTACGATGGGATTGTCGCTCAAAACCCGGTGTTGGCTCAAGTAATCGCTTGA
- the ALG3 gene encoding dolichyl-P-Man:Man(5)GlcNAc(2)-PP-dolichol alpha-1,3-mannosyltransferase (ancestral locus Anc_7.407), protein MVEMVEREAKRLQNAGRPKFDLWKDAKDAVRFLSFNPNGNAIVMPLLLITESIALKIITAMVPYTEIDYKAYMEQIEMITIDKELDYSQITGGTGRLVYPAGHVMLYKLMYKLTHGMELIPQGQMAFRYLYLATMALQMIIYYQLQLPPWCVVLACLSKRLHSIYVLRLFNDCFTTFFMVLTVLLLMQGCRKRGAAISMLASLVYSIAVSIKMNALLYLPAFMVSVFLINEGRLAVTLCCFATSVLWQVLVALPFLRTYPMEYLQGAFNFTRRFLFKWSVNWQMIGEDGFDSSIFHRSLLISQVLGILSVILFKYPTLPRDAVKSVRHPLSKVMPAVNAPDVVPFVLVTTNFIGVIFSRSLHYQFLTWYHWTIPVLLHYSRLPWFMGPLWYMLHEYCWNSYPPNSQASSLLLALNAILLLLISANNLPNYSKFANVRKKEQ, encoded by the coding sequence ATGGTCGAGATGGTCGAGAGAGAGGCAAAGCGACTGCAGAATGCCGGCAGACCGAAGTTTGACCTGTGGAAAGATGCTAAGGATGCCGTGAGGTTTCTATCTTTCAATCCTAATGGCAATGCAATCGTGATGCCGCTCCTATTGATTACGGAGTCAATTGCTCTTAAGATTATTACGGCTATGGTCCCATATACTGAAATAGACTACAAGGCATATATGGAGCAAATTGAAATGATTACAATCGATAAAGAATTGGACTACTCGCAGATTACAGGCGGTACAGGCCGACTTGTGTACCCTGCTGGACATGTTATGCTCTATAAGCTAATGTACAAGTTGACCCATGGAATGGAATTGATACCCCAGGGGCAAATGGCATTCCGATACCTATACTTAGCAACAATGGCTCTCCAGATGATCATATACTATCAGCTTCAACTGCCTCCGTGGTGCGTCGTGCTTGCCTGTCTTTCAAAAAGGCTACACTCCATTTACGTTTTGAGATTGTTCAACGATTGCTTCACTACCTTCTTTATGGTCCTTACGGTACTATTACTGATGCAGGGTTGTAGAAAGCGCGGCGCTGCTATATCAATGTTGGCCTCTCTAGTGTACAGCATTGCCGTCAGCATCAAGATGAATGCGCTTCTATATCTTCCTGCTTTCATGGTCTCCGTCTTCCTTATAAACGAGGGAAGGCTAGCGGTGACTCTCTGCTGTTTTGCAACAAGTGTCCTGTGGCAAGTTCTAGTTGCGCTGCCGTTTCTACGAACATATCCCAtggaatatcttcaagGTGCTTTCAACTTCACCAGGCGTTTTCTTTTCAAATGGAGTGTTAATTGGCAGATGATAGGCGAAGATGGGTTTGACAGCAGCATTTTTCACCGGTCTCTTCTCATAAGCCAAGTTCTCGGAATATTGTCTGTCATTCTTTTCAAGTATCCAACTCTGCCGAGAGATGCAGTGAAATCCGTAAGACATCCGCTGTCGAAAGTTATGCCAGCTGTAAACGCTCCAGATGTGGTACCGTTCGTTCTAGTAACAACCAACTTTATTGGCGtcatcttctccagatcgCTGCATTACCAGTTCCTAACGTGGTACCACTGGACTATACCTGTTCTGCTTCATTACTCGCGGCTTCCATGGTTCATGGGCCCTCTGTGGTACATGCTACATGAGTACTGCTGGAATTCCTATCCGCCAAACTCCCAAGCGAGTTCTTTGCTTCTCGCCCTCAATGCCattctgcttctgctgaTAAGTGCAAACAATCTTCCAAACTACAGCAAGTTCGCTAATGTCCGAAAGAAAGAACAATGA
- a CDS encoding LisH domain-containing protein (ancestral locus Anc_7.406) — MSQRAGPYAGMNNAHAYQQPQQRERDAGFTSKQMLDAYIYDFLLKSSLKNSASTFCREAGILDATGEPKTPSVLDQVKDAPQGFLYEWWQIFWDLFNARTHKEGSVIAREFSRILANKQKEEHAYRSQAVQAAMLQQMAEQQGECPRGAFEFFQASGVIPNPDYVNHAFHPSASSYTRNEPSNMANQAHVSSHIPHFVPSNVGTNIPGWPVYPNQIPSHFVNSTTGNHIPSHAAPTTHVNQYQTSGPAPSPGSQSVGSKTKQSRPSSTKKKKHALNLAGTPGSPENSTASYKGSMTGLSGKISGIEGLHNYQRQLIMSEIEYNNQNKKNSPSSSTGVGGGSKKHMLPPSAAFSPHTVSPASAGIPNMNMISSSKRKITRRTSASQISGPANKSTRSSLSDSPCTPVTLGPVSGGDLSDKQIAPNPPTELSKQSSAGSHESSGKKSVKKVRKTKKPQSITFNKNNFNFLSSNSVPTPPNESQQRPQHRTSSKSNKKPSSVRPNTKTFKSAAEASPQLLVDDGSMATPTFIKSVWNSNGKAQNTPHANLTFVEDNPAHTGGAGFANVDSVAGSSSGASYQYSETEADDILSMNAILPMHESAAAKDEVPSTDVVAAEQTAYENSNPEFNLDLLEPSEHSFNFLSWRQ; from the coding sequence ATGTCTCAGCGCGCGGGACCTTACGCTGGTATGAACAATGCTCACGCGTACCAGCAGCCTCAGCAACGTGAGCGGGATGCAGGATTTACGTCTAAACAGATGCTGGATGCCTATATCTACGATTTCCTGCTGAAATCATCTCTAAAGAATAGCGCTTCCACGTTTTGCCGAGAAGCCGGTATTCTTGATGCGACTGGGGAACCAAAGACGCCTTCGGTGCTCGATCAGGTGAAAGATGCGCCTCAGGGTTTTCTGTATGAATGGTGGCAGATTTTTTGGGACCTTTTTAACGCCAGAACGCATAAAGAAGGGTCTGTGATAGCGAGAGAGTTTTCGAGAATCTTAGCAAATAAGCAAAAAGAAGAGCATGCGTACAGATCTCAAGCAGTTCAAGCTGCCATGTTGCAGCAGATGGCTGAACAACAAGGAGAATGTCCAAGAGGGGCTTTTGAGTTCTTTCAGGCGTCTGGTGTCATCCCCAACCCAGATTATGTAAATCACGCCTTTCATCCCAGTGCCAGCTCGTACACTAGAAACGAGCCGTCAAACATGGCCAATCAAGCCCATGTTTCATCGCATATACCACACTTTGTGCCATCCAACGTAGGCACCAACATTCCTGGCTGGCCAGTTTATCCGAATCAAATACCATCTCATTTCGTGAATAGCACGACAGGTAACCATATACCAAGCCATGCCGCCCCTACTACGCACGTCAATCAGTACCAGACAAGCGGCCCGGCGCCTTCACCAGGCTCTCAATCTGTGGGTTCTAAAACCAAACAGAGCCGTCCCTCATCTacgaagaaaaagaagcaTGCCTTAAACCTAGCAGGAACTCCTGGTTCGCCTGAGAACTCTACTGCAAGTTATAAGGGTTCGATGACTGGCCTCTCTGGTAAAATTTCTGGCATCGAAGGTCTTCATAACTACCAAAGACAGCTGATAATGTCTGAGATAGAGTACAATAATCaaaacaagaagaacagtCCCTCATCCAGTACAGGTGTTGGCGGAGGATCTAAAAAGCACATGTTGCCGCCGTCGGCAGCGTTTTCACCACATACTGTCTCTCCTGCATCAGCGGGCATTCCTAACATGAACAtgatcagctcttcaaaacgCAAAATTACTCGTCGAACGTCAGCGAGCCAAATCTCAGGGCCAGCAAATAAGTCGACGCGCAGTTCGCTGTCAGACAGTCCCTGTACGCCGGTAACGCTTGGTCCAGTGAGCGGAGGTGATCTCAGTGACAAGCAGATTGCGCCTAATCCTCCCACGGAGCTGAGCAAACAGTCTTCTGCCGGTTCTCACGAGTCTTCAGGCAAGAAAAGCGTCAAGAAGGTACGAAAGACCAAGAAACCGCAATCGATCACTTTCAATAAGAACAATTTCAACTTTCTCAGTTCCAACTCGGTTCCCACTCCTCCAAACGAATCGCAACAGAGGCCGCAACACAGAACATCGAGCAAATCTAACAAAAAACCATCTTCGGTCCGACCTAACACCAAGACGTTCAAATCAGCTGCTGAGGCCAGTCCGCAGTTGCTAGTTGACGATGGCTCCATGGCGACGCCCACCTTCATCAAATCGGTCTGGAACAGTAATGGCAAAGCCCAGAACACACCACATGCGAATCTCACCTTTGTGGAAGACAACCCCGCGCATACCGGCGGTGCTGGTTTCGCCAATGTCGACTCCGTCGCAGGCAGTAGCAGTGGGGCCTCATACCAGTACAGCGAAACCGAGGCAGACGACATCTTATCCATGAACGCTATTCTTCCAATGCACgaatctgctgcagcaaaGGATGAAGTACCGTCTACCGATGTTGTGGCTGCGGAGCAAACTGCTTATGAGAATAGCAATCCGGAATTCAATCTAGATCTGCTGGAACCGAGTGAGCattccttcaactttttAAGTTGGCGACAATAA
- the GLE2 gene encoding RNA export factor GLE2 (ancestral locus Anc_7.405), producing the protein MAFFGSGSAGNSAVSTTMATEKDLANDIVINNAADDSISDIAFSPQQDFMFSVSSWDNKVRIWDVQNGVPQGRAQYEHGAPVLCTRWTSDGTKVVSGGCDNVVKVYDVTSGQSQQLGTHAAPVKSMRYLNFGSSGTEVLVTGSWDKTLKYWDLRQPQAVSTVALPERVYTMDSKQQLLVVGTAERHIAIIDLTNPTAIFKTTQSPLKWQTRAVACYNEGDGYAVGSIEGRCAIRYVDDEQQRKSGFSFKCHRQTSSNRPAGTQAQSLVYAINSIVFHPIYGTFVTAGGDGSFHFWDKNQRHRLRGFPSLQASISVCNFNRQGSVLAYALSYDWHQGHTANRPDYPNVIRLHPTTDDEIKEKKKR; encoded by the coding sequence ATGGCATTCTTTGGTTCGGGATCAGCTGGGAACTCCGCGGTTTCGACGACGATGGCCACAGAGAAGGACTTGGCCAATGATATCGTGATCAACAATGCGGCAGATGACTCTATATCCGACATAGCATTCTCGCCACAGCAGGACTTTATGTTCAGCGTGAGTTCATGGGATAACAAGGTTCGTATTTGGGATGTACAGAATGGGGTTCCACAGGGAAGGGCGCAATACGAGCATGGAGCGCCTGTGCTATGTACAAGGTGGACGAGCGACGGCACCAAGGTGGTTTCCGGCGGATGTGATAACGTCGTCAAGGTGTACGACGTTACCAGCGGGCAGTCGCAGCAGCTGGGCACTCACGCCGCCCCGGTGAAGAGCATGCGATACCTGAATTTCGGATCCAGTGGCACAGAAGTACTGGTGACGGGTTCCTGGGACAAGACACTGAAATACTGGGACTTGAGACAGCCGCAGGCGGTCTCCACGGTGGCGTTGCCGGAGCGGGTGTACACTATGGACAGcaaacagcagctgctggtCGTCGGAACAGCAGAGAGACACATCGCCATCATCGACCTAACCAATCCGACGGCTATCTTCAAGACCACCCAGTCGCCCCTGAAGTGGCAGACAAGGGCGGTCGCGTGCTACAACGAGGGCGACGGCTACGCCGTCGGCTCCATCGAGGGACGCTGCGCCATCAGGTACGTGGACGACGAGCAGCAGAGAAAGTCCggcttctccttcaagtGCCACAGACAGACAAGCAGCAACCGCCCGGCAGGCACCCAGGCCCAGTCGCTGGTGTACGCCATCAACAGCATCGTGTTCCACCCGATCTACGGCACCTTTGTCACCGCCGGAGGCGACGGCTCGTTCCACTTCTGGGACAAGAACCAGAGACACAGACTCAGAGGCTTCCCCTCGCTGCAGGCCTCCATCTCCGTCTGCAACTTCAACAGACAGGGTTCAGTTCTCGCCTACGCGCTAAGCTACGACTGGCATCAGGGCCACACGGCCAACAGACCGGACTATCCGAACGTGATCAGACTCCATCCGACCACCGACGACGAAAtaaaagagaagaaaaagaggTAG